The proteins below are encoded in one region of Amycolatopsis acidiphila:
- the mfd gene encoding transcription-repair coupling factor — protein MSGLLSSVLADPALRGVIERAGSPLLDLQGPTAVRQLVVAALAADEGAGRPVLAVTATGRESEELTAALAGLLGPGAVADFPSWETLPHERLSPRADTVGRRLDVLHRLRGADAPRVVVSTVRSLIQPMAPGLGALAPIDLVVGEENDFEGVLERLVVLAYTRVDMVEKRGEFAVRGGILDVFPPTADHPYRVEFWGDEVSEIRAFAVSDQRSLPGEIQAVHAPPCRELLLTPEVKARAGELAEQYAADAQLAEMLTKLAGGIPSEGMEALIPVLCEGELELLSDAMPEGTHVVLADPEKIRARAHDLVRTGQEFLEASWMAAAGGGQAPIDLGASAYRDLAEVAKHAGETNRAWWTLSQLTSEDVHQVAIEPAPAYRGDLERAIADLRAHLAASGTGVLVVAGHGTATRAVEQLSSAEVATTLAEDGLVKEPTPGVVTVVCGGLTDGFIAPELRLVVLTESDLTGRGATAGSSTRDLDTKMPSRRRNAVDPLALKKGDYVVHDQHGIGRFVEMVQRTISGATREYLVLEYASSKRGHPGDRLYVPTDQLDEVSRYVGGELPTLNKLGGSDWKNTKAKARKAVKEIAAELVQLYAARQAAPGHPFGQDTPWQRELEDAFPFTETNDQLAAIDEVKSDMERGVPMDRVICGDVGYGKTEIAVRAAFKAVQDGKQVAVLVPTTLLAQQHLNTFTERMQAFPVTIKGLSRFTDKSEVDGVLSGLADGDVDIVIGTHRLLQTGVRYKDLGLVIVDEEQRFGVEHKEHIKALRTHVDVLTMSATPIPRTLEMSLAGIREMSTILTPPEDRHPILTYVGAYDDKQVSAAIRRELLRDGQVFYVHNRVSSIEKSARRLRELVPEARIVTAHGQMNEEKLEKVIQGFWEREYDVLVSTTIVETGLDISNANTLIVERGDLLGLAQLHQLRGRVGRGRERGYAYFLYPGESPLTETAHDRLATIAQNTELGAGMAVAMKDLEIRGAGNILGAEQSGHIAGVGFDLYVRLVGEAVDVFRRSAGAEPAEDEELGEVRVDLPIDAHIPHDYVPGERLRLEAYRKIAAAPDETGLAAVEEELVDRYGRPPAPVHRLLAVARFRHACRAAGVTEVTLQGNTVRFSPLPLPDSKLVRLKRLYPKAMFKAVTNTVSVPKPTEGPAGGRIGAPPLRDEALLEWCSKLLTNLTKEPAAVG, from the coding sequence TTGTCCGGTCTGCTGTCGTCCGTTCTCGCCGATCCCGCGCTGCGTGGCGTCATCGAGCGGGCCGGTTCACCGCTGCTCGACCTGCAGGGCCCGACGGCCGTGCGCCAGCTCGTCGTCGCCGCGCTCGCGGCCGACGAGGGCGCCGGCCGTCCGGTGTTGGCCGTCACCGCGACCGGCCGCGAGTCCGAGGAGCTGACCGCCGCGCTGGCCGGCCTGCTCGGCCCGGGCGCGGTCGCCGATTTCCCGTCGTGGGAGACGCTGCCGCACGAGCGGCTGTCCCCGCGCGCGGACACCGTCGGCCGACGGCTCGACGTGCTGCACCGGCTGCGCGGCGCCGACGCGCCGCGGGTGGTGGTCTCGACCGTGCGCAGCCTGATCCAGCCGATGGCACCCGGCCTCGGCGCGCTGGCGCCGATCGACCTGGTCGTCGGCGAGGAGAACGACTTCGAAGGCGTGCTGGAGAGGCTCGTCGTACTCGCGTACACGCGGGTGGACATGGTCGAGAAGCGCGGCGAGTTCGCCGTGCGCGGCGGCATCCTCGACGTGTTCCCGCCGACCGCGGACCACCCGTACCGCGTCGAGTTCTGGGGCGACGAGGTCAGCGAGATCCGCGCGTTCGCGGTGTCGGACCAGCGGTCGCTGCCCGGGGAGATCCAGGCCGTGCACGCGCCGCCGTGCCGCGAGCTGCTGCTCACCCCCGAGGTCAAGGCGCGTGCCGGTGAGCTGGCCGAGCAGTACGCGGCCGACGCGCAACTCGCCGAGATGCTCACCAAGCTCGCCGGCGGCATCCCGTCGGAGGGCATGGAAGCGCTCATCCCGGTGCTCTGCGAGGGCGAGCTGGAGCTGCTGAGCGACGCGATGCCCGAGGGCACCCACGTCGTGCTCGCCGACCCGGAGAAGATCCGTGCGCGGGCGCACGACCTGGTGCGCACCGGGCAGGAGTTCCTGGAGGCGTCGTGGATGGCCGCGGCCGGTGGCGGCCAGGCGCCCATCGACCTCGGCGCGTCCGCGTACCGCGACCTCGCGGAGGTCGCGAAGCACGCGGGCGAGACCAACCGGGCGTGGTGGACGTTGTCCCAGCTGACCAGCGAGGACGTGCACCAGGTCGCGATCGAGCCGGCGCCCGCGTACCGCGGTGACCTGGAGCGCGCCATCGCCGACCTGCGCGCCCACCTCGCGGCGAGCGGCACCGGCGTGCTGGTCGTGGCCGGGCACGGCACCGCCACCCGCGCCGTCGAGCAGCTCTCGAGCGCCGAGGTGGCCACGACCCTGGCCGAGGACGGGCTCGTCAAGGAGCCCACGCCCGGCGTCGTGACCGTCGTCTGCGGCGGGCTGACCGACGGGTTCATCGCGCCGGAGCTGCGGCTGGTCGTGCTCACCGAGTCCGACCTCACCGGCCGCGGCGCGACGGCTGGATCGTCCACAAGGGACCTCGACACGAAGATGCCGTCCCGGCGGCGCAACGCGGTCGACCCGCTCGCGCTCAAGAAGGGCGACTACGTCGTGCACGACCAGCACGGCATCGGGCGGTTCGTCGAGATGGTGCAGCGCACGATCTCCGGCGCCACCCGCGAGTACCTCGTGCTCGAGTACGCGTCGTCCAAGCGCGGCCACCCGGGCGACCGGCTGTACGTGCCGACCGACCAGCTCGACGAGGTCTCCCGCTACGTCGGCGGCGAGCTGCCCACGCTGAACAAGCTCGGCGGCTCGGACTGGAAGAACACCAAGGCGAAGGCACGCAAGGCGGTCAAGGAGATCGCCGCGGAGCTGGTGCAGCTCTACGCCGCCCGCCAGGCCGCGCCCGGCCACCCGTTCGGCCAGGACACGCCGTGGCAGCGCGAGCTGGAGGACGCCTTCCCGTTCACCGAGACCAACGACCAGCTCGCCGCCATCGACGAGGTCAAGTCGGACATGGAGCGCGGGGTGCCGATGGACCGCGTGATCTGCGGCGACGTCGGCTACGGCAAGACCGAGATCGCGGTGCGGGCGGCGTTCAAGGCGGTGCAGGACGGCAAGCAGGTCGCGGTGCTGGTGCCCACGACCCTGCTGGCCCAGCAGCACCTCAACACGTTCACCGAGCGCATGCAGGCGTTCCCGGTGACCATCAAGGGCCTGTCCCGGTTCACCGACAAGTCCGAAGTGGACGGTGTGCTGTCCGGGCTCGCCGACGGCGACGTGGACATCGTCATCGGCACCCACCGCCTGCTGCAGACCGGGGTCCGCTACAAGGATCTCGGGCTGGTGATCGTGGACGAGGAGCAGCGGTTCGGCGTCGAGCACAAGGAGCACATCAAGGCGCTGCGCACGCACGTCGACGTGCTGACGATGTCGGCGACCCCGATTCCCCGGACGCTGGAGATGTCGCTCGCGGGCATCCGCGAGATGTCGACGATCCTGACCCCGCCCGAGGACCGGCACCCCATCCTGACCTACGTCGGCGCCTACGACGACAAGCAGGTGAGCGCCGCGATCCGCCGCGAGCTGCTGCGCGACGGCCAGGTCTTCTACGTGCACAACAGGGTTTCCTCGATCGAGAAGTCCGCGCGGCGGTTGCGCGAGCTGGTCCCGGAGGCACGGATCGTGACCGCACACGGCCAGATGAACGAGGAGAAGCTCGAGAAGGTCATCCAGGGCTTCTGGGAGCGCGAGTACGACGTGCTCGTCTCGACGACGATCGTGGAGACCGGGCTGGACATCTCCAACGCCAACACGCTCATCGTCGAGCGCGGTGACCTGCTCGGCCTGGCACAGCTGCACCAGCTGCGCGGCCGTGTCGGGCGTGGGCGCGAGCGCGGGTACGCGTACTTCCTCTACCCCGGTGAGTCGCCGCTGACCGAGACCGCGCACGACCGGCTCGCGACGATCGCGCAGAACACCGAACTGGGCGCGGGCATGGCGGTCGCGATGAAGGACCTGGAGATCCGCGGCGCAGGCAACATCCTCGGCGCCGAGCAGTCCGGGCACATCGCCGGTGTCGGCTTCGACCTGTACGTCCGGTTGGTCGGCGAGGCAGTGGACGTGTTCCGCCGCAGCGCCGGGGCCGAGCCCGCCGAGGACGAGGAGCTCGGCGAGGTCCGGGTCGACCTGCCCATCGACGCGCACATCCCGCACGACTACGTGCCGGGGGAGCGGCTGCGGCTGGAGGCGTACCGCAAGATCGCGGCGGCGCCCGACGAGACCGGGCTGGCGGCGGTCGAGGAGGAGCTCGTCGACCGCTACGGCCGGCCGCCCGCACCGGTGCACCGGCTGCTCGCGGTGGCGCGGTTCCGGCACGCCTGC